A region of Vitis vinifera cultivar Pinot Noir 40024 chromosome 13, ASM3070453v1 DNA encodes the following proteins:
- the LOC100257041 gene encoding protein VAPYRIN, translated as MENRRLVEVSDHEVRIDFALGCKCRANVRLTSLSANTPIAFKVQTSSPQKFLVSPPTGLIPPLSSAAFQVILKPQSQPPAMFPRSPTDRFLIKTALAAEFSTQSTQPDSINSWFASRPTQDLKLKVVFVGPFLLRHAVAAGDVDAARNLIKRQKSVVAEMLPREAESLLGVASKSNEMVELLVEAGLKSEARAKIDKMSLEEETRWASKGWTGIHVAAAFDRTEELARLVKLLGSGPLDFRDNEGRTALHLAVSKGNIQCARTLVEAGADKDAKSKDGRTALYRAASNGDRPMAEMLIQIGADPTITAGHRGRSPLDIARDKGHKEIVEILEQGETVLTTARRGELKPLELLLQRGASINHRDQYGLTALHVAAIKGHKDVALLLIRFGLGLECQDSEGHAPLHLAVEGGSMETVEVLVDEGANINARSKRGATPLYMANALGYHDIAQFLVNRGASSSSLPPSSSPYHL; from the exons ATGGAGAATCGGAGACTGGTGGAGGTGTCGGACCACGAAGTTCGAATCGACTTCGCACTGGGCTGCAAATGCCGAGCCAACGTCCGCCTCACTTCTCTCAGTGCCAACACTCCCATTGCCTTCAAGGTTCAAACCTCTTCGCCTCAGAAGTTTCTAGTGAGCCCACCCACTGGTCTTATTCCTCCTTTGTCCTCCGCTGCCTTTCAAGTCATCCTCAAGCCCCAATCGCAGCCTCCGGCGATGTTCCCTCGCTCGCCGACGGACCGTTTCCTCATCAAAACCGCGCTCGCTGCGGAGTTCTCTACCCAGTCGACTCAACCGGATTCCATCAACTCGTGGTTCGCCTCCAGGCCGACGCAGGACCTGAAGCTTAAGGTGGTGTTCGTTGGGCCATTCCTTCTCCGGCATGCCGTCGCGGCTGGGGATGTAGACGCCGCGAGGAACTTGATCAAGCGGCAGAAGTCGGTGGTGGCGGAGATGCTGCCAAGGGAAGCCGAGTCACTGCTCGGAGTCGCTTCCAAGTCTAACGAGATGGTCGAGTTGCTGGTCGAAGCAGGGTTGAAGAGCGAGGCACGTGCGAAGATTGATAAGATGAGTTTGGAAGAGGAGACCAGGTGGGCGTCGAAGGGGTGGACGGGGATTCACGTGGCTGCAGCGTTTGATCGGACGGAGGAGCTCGCGAGGCTGGTGAAGTTGCTGGGATCTGGGCCGTTGGATTTCAGGGATAACGAGGGGAGGACGGCGCTGCACCTGGCAGTAAGTAAAGGAAATATCCAGTGTGCGAGGACGTTGGTGGAGGCGGGTGCGGACAAGGACGCCAAGAGTAAGGACGGTAGAACGGCGCTGTACAGAGCAGCCTCAAATGGTGACCGTCCGATGGCGGAGATGCTGATACAGATAGGTGCGGACCCCACTATCACCGCTGGCCATCGTGGCCGTTCACCTCTTGATATTGCTCGCGATAAGGGACAC AAAGAGATTGTGGAGATCCTGGAGCAAGGGGAGACAGTACTAACCACAGCAAGACGGGGAGAGCTCAAGCCTCTGGAGCTCTTGCTGCAGAGAGGCGCAAGCATCAACCACCGCGATCAGTATGGGTTGACAGCTCTCCATGTGGCCGCAATCAAAGGGCACAAGGATGTCGCCCTGCTGCTCATCAGGTTCGGGTTAGGCTTGGAGTGCCAGGACAGTGAAGGCCACGCGCCGCTGCATTTGGCAGTGGAGGGCGGCAGCATGGAGACAGTGGAGGTGTTGGTAGATGAAGGAGCCAATATCAATGCCAGGAGCAAGAGGGGTGCAACCCCTCTCTACATGGCTAATGCCTTGGGGTACCATGACATCGCTCAGTTTCTTGTAAACAGAGGAGCCTCCTCCTCTTCACTTCCTCCATCATCTTCACCTTACCATTTATGA
- the LOC100251909 gene encoding peptide-N4-(N-acetyl-beta-glucosaminyl)asparagine amidase A: MLLLFWENCWDSISLYCYDLFLVPTVSSLRMKISFIIFFFFYVLFFNGASATPRLPDHFTKSRSQSTLQRPSGQEFFELRQPLPSDHLTPACTVPILDHYFANTIGSPPVSVPYKPPRHCHAPWSRVVLEVHADCKGEQYDRIAAVWLGGVEILRTSTAEPDEAGIFWNVQKDITRYSSLLKLSNQDLTMMLENIVDDIFTGVYHVQVSLLYYKDKGVTAPADKNLGRELGFRFGSPWIAPTRVVGEAPLSLYEPPADLIVPISNNGDRGFWFRINGESDVRTKRVQIPRNTRRAVIELYVSFHGNDEFWYSNPPNSYIRNNNLTTDRGNGAFREVYVTVDGNFVGSEVPYPVIFTGGINPLFWEPVVAIGAFDLPSYDFELTPFLGLLLDGNTHNFGIGVSYSIPFWLVDANLHLWLDHQSEAVQAKLVSQKSPALTLTSSQKFKRLDGTFELEGSRKGRYVGWVKSSEGNLTTIVSRKLKFRNAIQFRRDGNHKTVEQKIKSKTQVKVLTETRILLSRPFIKWRYPLKIITSTRPGSGQGTNLITTNVTESLGKRFANGNSSIFVYNSQVCGGYMEVKDHSVVSGVSDTTQSFRVRDGSRCFSRVVASTNGKLLSDSSSTSCASSV; this comes from the coding sequence ATGCTTTTGCTTTTCTGGGAAAACTGCTGGGATTCAATCAGTTTATATTGTTATGATCTTTTCCTTGTTCCCACCGTCTCATCACTCAGAATGAAAATCtctttcatcatcttcttcttcttttacgTTTTGTTCTTCAATGGTGCTTCTGCAACTCCTCGTCTCCCAGACCACTTCACCAAATCAAGGTCACAGTCAACACTCCAACGACCCTCAGGCCAGGAGTTTTTCGAGCTGAGGCAACCTCTGCCGTCCGATCATCTGACCCCAGCATGCACGGTTCCAATTCTCGACCACTACTTCGCCAATACCATTGGTTCGCCCCCGGTGTCCGTACCGTACAAGCCTCCGCGCCATTGTCATGCCCCGTGGTCACGTGTAGTCCTGGAGGTGCACGCAGATTGCAAAGGCGAGCAGTATGATCGCATCGCCGCCGTGTGGCTTGGCGGCGTGGAGATTCTGCGGACCAGCACGGCGGAGCCGGACGAGGCTGGAATCTTCTGGAACGTTCAGAAGGACATCACCAGGTACTCCTCGCTCCTCAAGCTGTCGAACCAGGACCTCACGATGATGCTCGAGAACATCGTTGACGACATCTTCACCGGCGTGTACCATGTCCAGGTGTCACTTCTCTATTACAAGGACAAAGGCGTTACGGCTCCAGCGGATAAGAATTTGGGAAGAGAATTAGGGTTTAGGTTCGGGAGTCCGTGGATTGCTCCTACACGGGTTGTTGGGGAAGCTCCATTGAGTCTCTATGAACCACCCGCCGACTTGATCGTTCCGATCTCCAACAACGGGGACCGCGGTTTCTGGTTTCGAATCAACGGCGAATCGGATGTGCGAACCAAGAGAGTTCAAATTCCGCGCAACACTCGCAGGGCGGTTATCGAGCTCTACGTGTCGTTTCATGGAAATGATGAGTTCTGGTACTCGAATCCGCCAAATTCTTATATCAGGAACAACAATTTAACCACAGATCGAGGCAATGGAGCGTTCCGTGAGGTTTACGTGACTGTCGACGGCAATTTTGTGGGCTCAGAGGTTCCTTACCCGGTGATATTCACAGGCGGAATCAATCCATTGTTTTGGGAACCGGTTGTGGCGATTGGGGCCTTTGATCTTCCCTCTTACGACTTCGAATTGACTCCATTTCTGGGGCTTCTGCTTGATGGAAACACCCACAATTTCGGAATTGGGGTGTCGTACAGTATCCCATTTTGGCTGGTGGATGCTAATCTGCACCTGTGGTTGGATCATCAGTCTGAAGCAGTTCAGGCGAAGCTTGTCAGCCAGAAAAGCCCTGCACTGACTCTCACGAGCAGCCAGAAATTCAAGAGACTGGATGGAACATTCGAGCTAGAGGGAAGTAGAAAGGGTCGCTACGTGGGATGGGTGAAATCGAGTGAAGGGAACCTAACCACAATAGTATCACGAAAATTGAAGTTCAGGAACGCTATCCAATTCCGAAGAGACGGAAACCACAAGACTGTTGAACAGAAAATCAAGTCGAAAACACAAGTGAAAGTGTTGACAGAAACCCGGATTCTGCTCAGTCGCCCATTCATCAAATGGCGTTACCCCCTCAAAATCATCACCTCGACCAGACCGGGATCAGGGCAGGGCACAAACTTGATCACCACCAATGTGACGGAGTCGTTGGGGAAAAGATTCGCCAATGGCAACAGCTCCATCTTTGTTTACAATAGCCAAGTTTGCGGGGGATACATGGAGGTGAAGGATCACTCAGTTGTCTCGGGAGTTTCAGACACTACTCAGAGTTTCAGGGTCAGGGATGGCTCCCGGTGCTTCTCCCGGGTTGTTGCATCGACCAATGGCAAGCTCTTGAGCGATAGCTCATCTACTTCTTGCGCAAGTTCTGTGTAG
- the LOC100250061 gene encoding eukaryotic translation initiation factor 2 subunit alpha homolog, which translates to MATNTPNLECRMYEAKYPEVDMAVMIQVNNIADMGAYVSLLEYNNIEGMILFSELSRRRIRSVSSLIKVGRIEPVMVLRVDKEKGYIDLSKRRVSEEDIQACEERYNKSKLVHSIMRHVAETMQLDLEDLYIHVGWPLYRKYGHAFEAFKIIVTDPDSVLNSLTREVKEVGPDGQEVTKVVPAISEEVKDALVKNIRRRMTPQPLKIRADIEMKCFQFDGVLHIKEAMRKAEAAGNKDCPVKIKLVAPPLYVLTTQTLDKEQGMSILNNAIAACTEEIDCHKGKLIVKEAPRAVSERDDKLLAEHMAKLSHQNEEISGDEGSEEEEDTGLGDIDVENSGPGITD; encoded by the exons ATGGCGACGAACACGCCCAATTTGGAGTGCCGCATGTACGAAGCCAAGTACCCAGAAGTGGACATGGCGGTGATGATTCAGGTCAATAACATCGCCGACATGGGCGCGTACGTCTCGCTGCTCGAGTACAACAACATCGAGGGTATGATCCTCTTCTCCGAGCTCTCTCGACGTCGGATTCGAAGCGTGAGTAGCCTGATCAAGGTGGGACGCATCGAGCCTGTGATGGTCCTTAGGGTTGATAAGGAAAAAGGGTATATTGATTTGAGCAAGAGGAGGGTTTCAGAGGAGGATATTCAGGCGTGCGAGGAGAGGTACAATAAGAGCAAGCTTGTTCACTCGATTATGCGGCATGTTGCCGAGACGATGCAGCTTGATTTGGAG GATTTATACATCCACGTCGGATGGCCTTTATACCGAAAATATGGTCATGCTTTTGAG GCATTTAAGATAATTGTGACTGATCCTGATTCAGTTCTGAATTCCCTCACTCGTGAAGTTAAAGAAGTTGGCCCTGATGGACAGGAG GTGACAAAGGTGGTCCCTGCTATATCTGAGGAAGTGAAGGATGCTTTGGTAAAGAATATTAGGAGAAGAATGACTCCACAACCATTGAAAATTCGGGCTGATATTGAAATGAAATGTTTCCAGTTTGATGGTGTTCTTCACATTAAG GAAGCAATGCGGAAAGCAGAAGCGGCGGGCAATAAGGATTGTCCAGTGAAAATTAAACTGGTTGCTCCTCCGCTTTATGTTCTTACTACTCAGACGCTTGACAAG GAGCAAGGAATGTCAATTCTCAATAATGCCATTGCTGCTTGCACAGAAGAAATTGATTGCCACAAAGGAAAGCTTATCGTAAAGGAGGCACCCAGAGCT GTGAGTGAACGGGACGATAAACTACTTGCTGAGCATATGGCTAAGCTAAGTCATCAGAACGAGGAAATCAGTGGCGATGAAGGCAGTGAAGAAGAGGAAGACACTGGCTTGGGAGACATTGATGTAGAGAACTCAGGTCCTGGCATAACAGACTGA
- the LOC100263932 gene encoding protein MID1-COMPLEMENTING ACTIVITY 1 isoform X3, with translation MLHRKGREQSHIYRAQCPIFSDLPKQSQKGRGKSQQKLQKQKITSFIKAHYSLTVSLLGFQIPRRRSEMEDVAQAAGVDALSVIGMVAAAARKANTHRRNCEKISNHARMIGNLLEKLNATELRSFPATGEPLHLLEEALRKALVLVESCRDRSYLYLLAMGWSIVYQFRRVQDEIDRYLKLVPLISMVHDRRIQAIEADHGEYTLDGEDMMAQNVILKRDRTKKDADVLEKSLSRRYPDLRFHEALQEEKEKLQIELHRSQVDNDPKQCLVIEHLIEVTQNVVNVPGEKLVDAHAYIGSGYEANAKSCHGGHGSQPEDQDESEWQADLFGCCREPCLSLKTCFYPCGIFSFIANVVSKGKISRERACNELMTYSLFCGCCCYTCCVRRNLRKHFNIEGGSCDDFLTHLMCCCCAMVQERRELELRNFDGCQGRKMIPPPFQYMKP, from the exons ATGCTACACCGCAAAGGACGCGAACAAAGCCACATCTATCGTGCCCAGTGTCCCATTTTCTCCGACCTTCCCAAGCAAAGCCAAAAAGGAAGAGGCAAGTCACAGCAGAAGCTACAAAAGCAAAAGATCACTTCCTTCATCAAGGCCCACTACTCTCTCACAGTCTCTCTCTTAGGGTTTCAAATTCCACGTCGCCGGAGCGAAATGGAGGATGTTGCTCAGGCAGCTGGAGTCGACGCACTGAGTGTGATCGGCATGGTCGCCGCCGCCGCTCGTAAGGCCAACACCCACCGGAGGAACTGCGAGAAAATCTCCAACCATGCGAGGATGATCGGGAACCTGTTGGAGAAGCTGAATGCGACTGAGCTGAGGAGCTTTCCGGCCACCGGAGAGCCGTTGCATCTGCTGGAGGAGGCTTTGAGGAAGGCGCTTGTTTTGGTGGAGAGTTGCAGAGACAGGAGCTATCTCTACCTACTTGCCATGGGGTGGAGCATAGTGTATCAGTTCCGTAGGGTTCAGGATGAGATCGATAGGTATCTGAAGCTCGTGCCGTTGATTTCGATGGTTCACGACCGTCGGATTCAG GCCATTGAGGCAGACCATGGAGAATACACTCTTGATGGTGAGGATATGATGGCCCAGAATGTTATTCTGAAACGAGATCGTACAAAGAAAGATGCAGACGTATTGGAGAAGTCACTGTCTCGCCGATATCCTGATTTGAGATTCCATGAGGCTCTCcaagaagagaaagagaagctGCAGATTGAGCTACATCGTTCACAAGTGGACAATGACCCTAAGCAGTGCCTTGTAATTGAACATCTTATTGAAGTCACTCAAAATGTTGTTAATGTTCCAGGTGAAAAGCTTGTTGATGCACATGCTTACATAGGATCTGG GTATGAAGCCAATGCCAAATCTTGCCATGGGGGCCATGGTTCACAACCTGAAGATCAAGACGAATCTGAGTGGCAGGCTGATCTTTTTGGCTGTTGCAGGGAGCCTTGTTTAA GCTTGAAGACCTGTTTCTATCCCTGtggaatattttcttttatagctAATGTGGtgtcaaaaggaaaaatat CTCGTGAACGTGCATGTAATGAGCTAATGACATACTCCCTCTTCTGTGGTTGTTGTTGTTACACTTGTTGTGTGAGAAGGAACCTACGGAAACACTTCAACATAGAG GGTGGTTCATGTGATGACTTCTTAACTCATCTAATGTGTTGCTGCTGTGCAATGGTTCAAGAGCGGCGTGAGCTTGAACTGAGGAACTTTGATG GTTGCCAAGGGAGAAAAATGATTCCTCCACCATTCCAATACATGAAACCTTGA
- the LOC100246779 gene encoding probable methyltransferase PMT23: protein MAISVGTIFKERKYPFIFTLSLLFICVGFLLLTNNQYSYFSISDLQRLRSVSSSSSAAPPPPRSPEVSSTPITGMVQDDVVSLNGNDDSAVAELNWELCKGPAAVDYIPCLDNMKAIKALRSRRHMEHRERHCPEPSPRCLVRLPPGYRVPIPWPKSRDMIWFDNVPHPMLVEYKKDQNWVRKSGDYLVFPGGGTQFKEGVTNYIDFIEKTLPIIKWGKKIRVILDVGCGVASFGGYLLDKDVITMSFAPKDEHEAQIQFALERGIPATLAVIGTQKLTYPDNVYDLIHCARCRVHWDANGGRPLMELNRILRPGGYFVWSATPVYRKDERDQSVWNAMVNVTKSICWKVVAKTVDLNGIGLVIYQKPVSSSCYEKRKENNPPMCDIKDKKNISWYVPLDGCIPQLPADSMGNSQNWPVSWPQRLSSKPLSLPTEPDAEQMFYEDTKHWSALVSDVYLEGLAVNWSSIRNVMDMNAGYGGFAAALIDQPVWVMNVVPIHVPDTLSVIFDRGLIGTYHDWCESSNTYPRTYDLLHSSFLLGNLTQRCDIIDVAVEMDRILRPGGWLLVQDTIEIIDKLSPVLHSLHWSTTLYQGQFLVGKKDFWRPT, encoded by the exons ATGGCGATTTCTGTTGGGACCATATTTAAGGAACGAAAATACCCCTTCATTTTCACGCTGTCGCTCTTGTTCATCTGCGTCGGCTTCCTTCTCTTGACCAACAACCAGTATTCCTACTTCTCCATTTCCGATCTCCAAAGGCTACGGTCAGTTTCGTCGTCGTCGTCGGCGGCGCCGCCGCCTCCTCGGTCCCCGGAGGTTTCCAGCACTCCGATCACGGGCATGGTTCAAGACGACGTGGTTTCGCTGAACGGAAATGATGATTCAGCTGTTGCGGAGTTGAATTGGGAACTCTGTAAGGGTCCAGCTGCGGTTGATTACATTCCGTGTCTCGATAACATGAAGGCGATAAAGGCATTGAGGTCTCGGAGGCATATGGAACATAGAGAGCGGCATTGTCCGGAGCCGAGTCCGCGTTGTTTGGTTCGGCTTCCCCCAGGGTACAGAGTCCCAATTCCATGGCCAAAGAGTAGGGATATG ATTTGGTTTGACAATGTTCCCCATCCTATGCTGGTTGAATACAAGAAAGACCAAAATTGGGTGCGTAAATCTGGCGATTACCTTGTTTTTCCTGGTGGTGGTACTCAATTCAAGGAAGGAGTTACTAACTACATTGATTTCATAGAGAAG ACACTACCAATTATTAAATGGGGGAAGAAGATCAGAGTTATTCTAGATGTTGGTTGTGGTGTTGCTAGCTTTGGAGGCTATTTGCTGGACAAAGATGTAATTACCATGTCATTTGCCCCAAAGGATGAACATGAAGCTCAGATACAGTTTGCTCTGGAGCGAGGAATTCCTGCTACTCTTGCAGTCATTGGAACCCAAAAACTGACATATCCAGATAATGTATATGATTTGATTCACTGTGCTCGCTGCAGGGTTCATTGGGATGCAAATG GTGGACGACCATTAATGGAGCTCAATAGGATCCTCAGACCTGGAGGGTATTTTGTATGGTCTGCTACACCTGTGTATCGTAAGGATGAAAGAGATCAGAGTGTCTGGAATG CTATGGTTAATGTGACAAAATCTATTTGCTGGAAGGTTGTGGCCAAGACTGTGGATTTAAATGGAATCGGGCTTGTAATATATCAGAAGCCTGTCTCATCTTCCTGCTATGAGAAACGCAAAGAAAATAATCCACCAATGTGTGAtataaaagataagaaaaacaTTTCATG GTATGTGCCTCTTGACGGTTGTATTCCCCAACTCCCAGCAGATAGCATGGGCAACTCACAGAATTGGCCTGTCTCGTGGCCCCAGAGGCTTAGCAGCAAACCTTTAAGTCTGCCAACTGAACCAGATGCTGAACAAATGTTTTATGAGGACACCAAACATTGGTCTGCACTTGTCTCAGATGTTTACTTGGAGGGTCTAGCTGTAAACTGGTCAAGCATACGGAACGTAATGGATATGAATGCTGGTTATGGAGG ATTTGCAGCAGCACTCATCGATCAGCCAGTCTGGGTAATGAACGTCGTCCCCATTCACGTACCAGACACCTTGTCTGTTATTTTTGACCGAGGGTTGATAGGAACCTACCATGACTGGTGTGAATCTTCTAACACCTACCCACGGACTTACGATCTACTGCATTCCAGTTTCCTCCTCGGGAATCTTACACAGAG ATGTGATATTATAGATGTAGCTGTGGAGATGGATCGCATACTGAGACCAGGTGGATGGCTTTTGGTTCAAGACACCATCGAGATCATTGACAAGCTCAGTCCGGTCTTGCACTCTCTCCACTGGTCCACAACCCTTTATCAAGGACAGTTTCTAGTCGGTAAGAAAGATTTCTGGCGTCCTACATGA
- the LOC100263932 gene encoding protein MID1-COMPLEMENTING ACTIVITY 1 isoform X1, producing the protein MLHRKGREQSHIYRAQCPIFSDLPKQSQKGRGKSQQKLQKQKITSFIKAHYSLTVSLLGFQIPRRRSEMEDVAQAAGVDALSVIGMVAAAARKANTHRRNCEKISNHARMIGNLLEKLNATELRSFPATGEPLHLLEEALRKALVLVESCRDRSYLYLLAMGWSIVYQFRRVQDEIDRYLKLVPLISMVHDRRIQNLKEGLQAIEADHGEYTLDGEDMMAQNVILKRDRTKKDADVLEKSLSRRYPDLRFHEALQEEKEKLQIELHRSQVDNDPKQCLVIEHLIEVTQNVVNVPGEKLVDAHAYIGSGYEANAKSCHGGHGSQPEDQDESEWQADLFGCCREPCLSLKTCFYPCGIFSFIANVVSKGKISRERACNELMTYSLFCGCCCYTCCVRRNLRKHFNIEGGSCDDFLTHLMCCCCAMVQERRELELRNFDGCQGRKMIPPPFQYMKP; encoded by the exons ATGCTACACCGCAAAGGACGCGAACAAAGCCACATCTATCGTGCCCAGTGTCCCATTTTCTCCGACCTTCCCAAGCAAAGCCAAAAAGGAAGAGGCAAGTCACAGCAGAAGCTACAAAAGCAAAAGATCACTTCCTTCATCAAGGCCCACTACTCTCTCACAGTCTCTCTCTTAGGGTTTCAAATTCCACGTCGCCGGAGCGAAATGGAGGATGTTGCTCAGGCAGCTGGAGTCGACGCACTGAGTGTGATCGGCATGGTCGCCGCCGCCGCTCGTAAGGCCAACACCCACCGGAGGAACTGCGAGAAAATCTCCAACCATGCGAGGATGATCGGGAACCTGTTGGAGAAGCTGAATGCGACTGAGCTGAGGAGCTTTCCGGCCACCGGAGAGCCGTTGCATCTGCTGGAGGAGGCTTTGAGGAAGGCGCTTGTTTTGGTGGAGAGTTGCAGAGACAGGAGCTATCTCTACCTACTTGCCATGGGGTGGAGCATAGTGTATCAGTTCCGTAGGGTTCAGGATGAGATCGATAGGTATCTGAAGCTCGTGCCGTTGATTTCGATGGTTCACGACCGTCGGATTCAG AATCTGAAGGAAGGTTTGCAGGCCATTGAGGCAGACCATGGAGAATACACTCTTGATGGTGAGGATATGATGGCCCAGAATGTTATTCTGAAACGAGATCGTACAAAGAAAGATGCAGACGTATTGGAGAAGTCACTGTCTCGCCGATATCCTGATTTGAGATTCCATGAGGCTCTCcaagaagagaaagagaagctGCAGATTGAGCTACATCGTTCACAAGTGGACAATGACCCTAAGCAGTGCCTTGTAATTGAACATCTTATTGAAGTCACTCAAAATGTTGTTAATGTTCCAGGTGAAAAGCTTGTTGATGCACATGCTTACATAGGATCTGG GTATGAAGCCAATGCCAAATCTTGCCATGGGGGCCATGGTTCACAACCTGAAGATCAAGACGAATCTGAGTGGCAGGCTGATCTTTTTGGCTGTTGCAGGGAGCCTTGTTTAA GCTTGAAGACCTGTTTCTATCCCTGtggaatattttcttttatagctAATGTGGtgtcaaaaggaaaaatat CTCGTGAACGTGCATGTAATGAGCTAATGACATACTCCCTCTTCTGTGGTTGTTGTTGTTACACTTGTTGTGTGAGAAGGAACCTACGGAAACACTTCAACATAGAG GGTGGTTCATGTGATGACTTCTTAACTCATCTAATGTGTTGCTGCTGTGCAATGGTTCAAGAGCGGCGTGAGCTTGAACTGAGGAACTTTGATG GTTGCCAAGGGAGAAAAATGATTCCTCCACCATTCCAATACATGAAACCTTGA
- the LOC100263932 gene encoding protein MID1-COMPLEMENTING ACTIVITY 1 isoform X2 has translation MLHRKGREQSHIYRAQCPIFSDLPKQSQKGRGKSQQKLQKQKITSFIKAHYSLTVSLLGFQIPRRRSEMEDVAQAAGVDALSVIGMVAAAARKANTHRRNCEKISNHARMIGNLLEKLNATELRSFPATGEPLHLLEEALRKALVLVESCRDRSYLYLLAMGWSIVYQFRRVQDEIDRYLKLVPLISMVHDRRIQEGLQAIEADHGEYTLDGEDMMAQNVILKRDRTKKDADVLEKSLSRRYPDLRFHEALQEEKEKLQIELHRSQVDNDPKQCLVIEHLIEVTQNVVNVPGEKLVDAHAYIGSGYEANAKSCHGGHGSQPEDQDESEWQADLFGCCREPCLSLKTCFYPCGIFSFIANVVSKGKISRERACNELMTYSLFCGCCCYTCCVRRNLRKHFNIEGGSCDDFLTHLMCCCCAMVQERRELELRNFDGCQGRKMIPPPFQYMKP, from the exons ATGCTACACCGCAAAGGACGCGAACAAAGCCACATCTATCGTGCCCAGTGTCCCATTTTCTCCGACCTTCCCAAGCAAAGCCAAAAAGGAAGAGGCAAGTCACAGCAGAAGCTACAAAAGCAAAAGATCACTTCCTTCATCAAGGCCCACTACTCTCTCACAGTCTCTCTCTTAGGGTTTCAAATTCCACGTCGCCGGAGCGAAATGGAGGATGTTGCTCAGGCAGCTGGAGTCGACGCACTGAGTGTGATCGGCATGGTCGCCGCCGCCGCTCGTAAGGCCAACACCCACCGGAGGAACTGCGAGAAAATCTCCAACCATGCGAGGATGATCGGGAACCTGTTGGAGAAGCTGAATGCGACTGAGCTGAGGAGCTTTCCGGCCACCGGAGAGCCGTTGCATCTGCTGGAGGAGGCTTTGAGGAAGGCGCTTGTTTTGGTGGAGAGTTGCAGAGACAGGAGCTATCTCTACCTACTTGCCATGGGGTGGAGCATAGTGTATCAGTTCCGTAGGGTTCAGGATGAGATCGATAGGTATCTGAAGCTCGTGCCGTTGATTTCGATGGTTCACGACCGTCGGATTCAG GAAGGTTTGCAGGCCATTGAGGCAGACCATGGAGAATACACTCTTGATGGTGAGGATATGATGGCCCAGAATGTTATTCTGAAACGAGATCGTACAAAGAAAGATGCAGACGTATTGGAGAAGTCACTGTCTCGCCGATATCCTGATTTGAGATTCCATGAGGCTCTCcaagaagagaaagagaagctGCAGATTGAGCTACATCGTTCACAAGTGGACAATGACCCTAAGCAGTGCCTTGTAATTGAACATCTTATTGAAGTCACTCAAAATGTTGTTAATGTTCCAGGTGAAAAGCTTGTTGATGCACATGCTTACATAGGATCTGG GTATGAAGCCAATGCCAAATCTTGCCATGGGGGCCATGGTTCACAACCTGAAGATCAAGACGAATCTGAGTGGCAGGCTGATCTTTTTGGCTGTTGCAGGGAGCCTTGTTTAA GCTTGAAGACCTGTTTCTATCCCTGtggaatattttcttttatagctAATGTGGtgtcaaaaggaaaaatat CTCGTGAACGTGCATGTAATGAGCTAATGACATACTCCCTCTTCTGTGGTTGTTGTTGTTACACTTGTTGTGTGAGAAGGAACCTACGGAAACACTTCAACATAGAG GGTGGTTCATGTGATGACTTCTTAACTCATCTAATGTGTTGCTGCTGTGCAATGGTTCAAGAGCGGCGTGAGCTTGAACTGAGGAACTTTGATG GTTGCCAAGGGAGAAAAATGATTCCTCCACCATTCCAATACATGAAACCTTGA